A region of Paraburkholderia largidicola DNA encodes the following proteins:
- a CDS encoding MFS transporter, producing the protein MSSTLAASTAQTRPDTWRTVVAASIGNALEWFDLVVYGFFAVVISKLFFPAGNDTVSLLLTLGTFGVSFFMRPLGAIVLGAYADRAGRKAALTLSILLMMIGTLIIAVLPTYQSIGIAAPVILVVARLMQGFSAGGEFGSATAFLAEHVPGRRGYFASWQIASQGLTTLLAALFGMLLTGGLSPEQMASWGWRVPFFFGLLIGPVAWYIRTKLDETPEFLAAETTTTPIRDTFASQKLRLFIGMGIVVLGTVSTYLVLFMPTFAIKQLGLAPSVAFAAIALVGVIQLVCSPIVGHLSDLHGRVRIMLVPAVLLFLLICPAFSYLVAHPTFGTLMAMQIVFGFLMTAYFGSLPGLLSEIFPVQTRTTGMSLAYNIAVTIFGGFGPFIIAWLIQATGSKIAPGFYLMFAAVLSVIALIAARRKLGFR; encoded by the coding sequence ATGAGTTCAACACTAGCCGCGAGCACCGCGCAAACGCGCCCCGATACATGGCGCACGGTCGTCGCGGCGTCGATCGGCAATGCGCTGGAGTGGTTCGATCTCGTCGTCTACGGCTTCTTCGCCGTCGTCATTTCGAAACTGTTCTTCCCGGCCGGCAACGACACCGTCTCGCTCCTGCTGACGCTCGGCACGTTCGGCGTGTCGTTCTTCATGCGGCCGTTGGGCGCGATCGTGCTCGGCGCCTATGCCGACCGGGCAGGGCGTAAAGCCGCGCTCACGCTCTCGATCCTGCTGATGATGATCGGCACCCTGATCATCGCCGTGCTGCCGACCTATCAGTCGATCGGCATCGCGGCGCCGGTTATTCTCGTTGTCGCGCGGTTGATGCAAGGCTTCTCGGCGGGCGGTGAATTCGGCAGTGCCACGGCCTTTCTCGCCGAGCATGTGCCCGGACGGCGCGGCTATTTCGCCAGCTGGCAGATCGCGAGCCAGGGGCTGACGACGCTCCTCGCCGCGCTGTTCGGCATGCTGCTGACGGGCGGGTTGTCGCCGGAACAGATGGCGTCCTGGGGCTGGCGTGTGCCGTTCTTCTTCGGGCTGCTGATCGGGCCGGTCGCGTGGTACATCCGCACGAAGCTCGACGAAACCCCCGAGTTCCTCGCCGCCGAAACTACCACCACGCCGATCCGCGATACCTTCGCGAGCCAGAAGCTGCGGCTGTTCATCGGCATGGGCATCGTCGTGCTCGGCACGGTCTCGACGTATCTCGTGCTGTTCATGCCGACCTTTGCGATCAAGCAACTGGGTCTCGCACCATCGGTGGCCTTCGCGGCGATCGCGCTGGTCGGCGTGATCCAGCTGGTGTGCTCGCCGATCGTCGGACATCTGTCCGATCTCCACGGACGCGTGCGCATCATGCTCGTGCCCGCCGTGTTGCTGTTCTTGCTGATCTGTCCGGCGTTCAGCTATCTCGTCGCGCATCCGACCTTCGGCACGCTGATGGCGATGCAGATTGTGTTCGGTTTCCTGATGACGGCGTACTTTGGCTCGTTGCCGGGATTGCTGTCGGAAATCTTCCCGGTCCAGACGCGCACGACGGGCATGTCGCTCGCCTATAACATCGCGGTGACGATTTTCGGCGGCTTCGGGCCGTTCATCATTGCGTGGCTGATCCAGGCGACGGGCTCGAAAATCGCGCCGGGCTTCTATCTGATGTTTGCCGCCGTGCTGAGCGTGATCGCGTTGATTGCGGCGCGTCGCAAGTTGGGCTTCCGCTAA
- the secF gene encoding protein translocase subunit SecF: protein MEFFRIRKDIPFMQRALVFNAISLLTFIAAVFFLLHRGLHLSVEFTGGTVIEVQYPGAVPLEPVRETLTKIGYADAQVQNFGTSRDVLIRLPLKQGLSSAQQSDQVMSALTGQDANAKLQRVEFVGPQVGKELATDGLLALACVVAGIVIYLSFRFEWKYAVAGVIANLHDVVIILGFFAFFQWEFSLSVLAAVLAVLGYSVNESVVIFDRIRETFRRERKMSVIEVINHAITSTMSRTIITHGCTQMMVLSMFLFGGPTLHYFALALTVGILFGIYSSVFVAAALAMWFGVKREDLIKDKKERHDPNDPNAGAQV, encoded by the coding sequence ATGGAATTTTTCCGCATCCGTAAAGACATTCCGTTCATGCAGCGCGCGTTGGTTTTCAACGCGATCTCGCTGCTGACGTTCATCGCCGCCGTGTTTTTCCTGCTGCATCGCGGGCTGCATCTGTCGGTGGAGTTCACGGGCGGCACCGTGATCGAAGTGCAGTATCCGGGCGCCGTGCCGCTCGAACCCGTGCGCGAAACGCTGACCAAAATCGGTTACGCCGACGCTCAGGTGCAAAACTTCGGCACCTCGCGCGACGTGCTGATCCGTCTGCCGTTGAAGCAGGGCTTGAGCTCGGCGCAACAGAGCGACCAGGTGATGTCCGCGCTGACGGGCCAGGATGCGAACGCGAAGCTGCAACGCGTCGAGTTCGTCGGCCCGCAGGTCGGCAAGGAACTCGCCACCGACGGCCTGCTCGCGCTCGCCTGCGTGGTCGCGGGCATCGTGATCTATCTGTCGTTCCGCTTCGAGTGGAAGTACGCGGTCGCAGGCGTGATCGCAAACTTGCACGACGTCGTGATCATTCTCGGCTTCTTCGCGTTCTTCCAGTGGGAGTTCTCGCTGTCGGTGCTGGCCGCCGTGCTTGCAGTGTTGGGCTATTCGGTGAACGAATCGGTGGTTATCTTCGACCGGATTCGCGAAACCTTCCGCCGCGAACGCAAGATGAGCGTGATCGAAGTGATCAACCACGCAATCACGAGCACGATGTCGCGTACGATCATCACGCACGGCTGTACGCAGATGATGGTGCTGTCGATGTTCCTGTTCGGCGGTCCGACGCTGCACTACTTCGCGCTCGCACTGACCGTCGGTATTCTGTTCGGTATCTACTCGTCGGTGTTCGTCGCCGCGGCGCTGGCCATGTGGTTCGGCGTGAAGCGTGAAGACCTGATCAAGGACAAGAAGGAACGTCACGATCCGAACGATCCGAACGCGGGCGCGCAGGTTTGA